Below is a genomic region from Salinirussus salinus.
AGTAGTCTAGACGCCCTCGATCGTCTCCCGGAAGGCGTTGATCTCGTCGTTGGCCTCGTCGAGGGTCGCGGCGGCGTCGTCGTCCAGGTCGGGCTGGATCTCGTCGAGCCCGGACTGGATCCGTGCGAGCCGGCCGTGGTCGACGTCGCGGTCCCCCT
It encodes:
- a CDS encoding DUF7553 family protein codes for the protein MRENLATASDLLASAADDAGDHAGRLRELSDQLGSLAEGDRDVDHGRLARIQSGLDEIQPDLDDDAAATLDEANDEINAFRETIEGV